A part of Candidatus Binatia bacterium genomic DNA contains:
- a CDS encoding alpha/beta hydrolase gives MQVCVGNLDVRYEIAGDPARPVVTFVHGLAASLEIWSGIAERLSDRFRVLRYDLRAHGGTTAAPGPCTRHDLAADLVGLLDVLGIERSALVGHSAGGVVVQQTAVDFPSRTSALGLIGTASECNDKTAAWYSHCIEVAREEGGAAMMKLMGMKPERSPVPDGPGAAFVIEAMRSLNVDPLTEALRGVAAATIVIVGEKDFLGVGGSVILSRNIAGSEIEIVAGRGHGIYLEDPDWFASRLGDFLARHLG, from the coding sequence ATGCAGGTCTGTGTCGGAAACCTCGACGTGCGCTACGAGATCGCCGGCGATCCCGCGCGGCCCGTCGTCACGTTCGTGCACGGGCTGGCCGCCTCGCTCGAGATCTGGAGCGGCATCGCCGAGCGGCTGTCCGATCGTTTCCGCGTGCTTCGCTACGACCTGCGCGCCCACGGCGGCACGACGGCTGCCCCGGGGCCCTGTACGCGCCACGACCTTGCCGCCGACCTCGTCGGGCTTCTCGATGTGCTCGGCATCGAGCGCAGTGCACTGGTCGGGCACAGCGCCGGCGGCGTCGTCGTGCAGCAGACCGCGGTGGATTTTCCGTCGCGCACGAGCGCGCTCGGCCTCATCGGCACCGCCAGCGAGTGCAACGACAAGACGGCCGCGTGGTATTCGCACTGCATCGAGGTCGCGCGCGAAGAAGGCGGTGCGGCGATGATGAAGCTGATGGGCATGAAGCCCGAGCGCAGTCCGGTCCCCGACGGTCCCGGCGCCGCGTTCGTCATCGAGGCCATGCGCTCGCTCAATGTCGATCCGCTGACCGAGGCGCTGCGCGGCGTCGCGGCGGCCACTATCGTCATCGTCGGAGAGAAGGATTTCCTCGGCGTCGGCGGCTCGGTGATCCTCAGCCGCAACATTGCCGGCAGTGAAATCGAAATCGTCGCCGGCCGCGGCCACGGCATCTATCTCGAAGATCCCGACTGGTTTGCCTCAAGGCTCGGCGACTTCCTTGCCCGTCACCTCGGCTGA
- a CDS encoding Mov34/MPN/PAD-1 family protein, which produces MTTLIQAATMNEVREHCCLEYPDEACGIVVAFADGATRALRIRNIQDEMHAKDPANYPRTARIAYSGHPDDLRRALEVADTGGATLLAFYHSHPDHESYFSAEDTAQATPFGEPSYPDALQLVVSVYDRQVRAIKAFGWSARDGAYVERAWAEQ; this is translated from the coding sequence ATGACGACGTTGATCCAGGCAGCGACGATGAACGAAGTGCGCGAACACTGCTGCCTCGAGTATCCGGACGAGGCCTGCGGCATCGTCGTCGCGTTCGCCGACGGAGCGACGCGCGCACTGCGCATTCGCAACATCCAGGACGAGATGCACGCGAAGGATCCCGCCAATTATCCGCGCACGGCCAGGATCGCGTACTCCGGCCATCCCGACGACCTGCGGCGTGCGCTCGAGGTTGCCGACACCGGCGGTGCCACGCTGCTTGCGTTCTACCATTCGCACCCGGACCACGAGTCGTACTTTTCCGCGGAAGACACGGCGCAGGCCACTCCGTTCGGAGAGCCGTCGTACCCGGATGCACTGCAGCTCGTCGTTTCGGTCTACGACCGGCAAGTGCGCGCGATCAAGGCGTTCGGATGGTCTGCGCGCGACGGTGCCTACGTCGAACGCGCGTGGGCCGAGCAGTAG